A single region of the Deefgea piscis genome encodes:
- a CDS encoding ParA family protein, with translation MLRRVVFNQKGGVGKSTITVNLAAVAAAQGKRVLIVDLDPQGNSSHYVLGAAAYECKPTLADFFDQVLNFSLYAKGAAEFIHPTPFKNLFIMPSHPSIAEQQVKLESRYKIYKLRETLAELTGQFDEVYIDTPPALNFFTLSALIAASGCLIPFDCDTFSRDALLGLIARVEEIRQDHNSELKIEGIIVNQYQSRASLPQRLVQDLEAQGLPVLQARLSSSVKVRESHDQAMPLIALDAKHKLSQEFCHLYAELSGDVLVSTS, from the coding sequence ATGTTACGACGGGTGGTGTTTAATCAAAAAGGCGGTGTTGGTAAATCAACGATTACGGTGAATTTGGCCGCCGTGGCTGCGGCACAAGGCAAACGTGTTCTGATTGTTGATTTAGACCCACAGGGCAATAGTAGTCATTATGTTTTAGGCGCTGCAGCTTACGAGTGTAAGCCCACATTGGCCGATTTTTTTGACCAAGTGCTTAATTTCTCTTTATATGCCAAAGGTGCGGCTGAGTTTATCCATCCCACGCCGTTTAAAAATCTATTTATCATGCCTTCGCATCCCAGTATTGCCGAACAGCAAGTTAAATTAGAGTCGCGCTACAAAATTTATAAATTACGCGAAACATTGGCCGAGCTCACCGGGCAATTTGATGAGGTATATATTGATACCCCGCCAGCGCTTAACTTTTTCACACTTTCGGCCTTGATTGCCGCCTCTGGCTGCTTGATTCCTTTTGATTGTGATACATTCTCGCGCGATGCCTTACTGGGTTTAATCGCCCGCGTTGAAGAAATTCGGCAAGATCATAATAGTGAGCTGAAAATTGAAGGCATTATTGTCAATCAATATCAATCTCGCGCTAGTTTGCCACAGCGCTTGGTCCAAGATTTAGAGGCGCAGGGCTTGCCAGTATTGCAAGCACGGCTATCGAGTTCGGTGAAGGTGCGTGAGTCACATGATCAGGCTATGCCTTTGATTGCATTGGATGCCAAACATAAGCTATCACAAGAATTTTGTCATTTATACGCCGAGCTGTCCGGTGATGTGCTTGTCAGCACAAGTTAA
- a CDS encoding response regulator encodes MATKPLNRILIVDDEPFNLEILSEHLADAGYETVTAEDGEAAWEILQHDKDGFSTILLDRMMPRMDGMQVLAKLKQHPDFLHIPVIMQTAVGAAENVREGLAAGAYYYLIKPFQREMLLAIVAAAVGFHKERKQLEDQITEHAESYRLLVNGEFHFRTLEEA; translated from the coding sequence ATGGCAACGAAACCGCTCAATCGAATTCTGATTGTTGACGATGAACCATTTAATTTAGAAATTCTCTCCGAGCATTTAGCCGATGCAGGCTATGAAACGGTGACCGCTGAAGATGGCGAGGCGGCTTGGGAAATCCTGCAGCACGATAAGGACGGTTTTTCGACCATCTTGCTCGATCGAATGATGCCACGCATGGATGGCATGCAGGTTTTGGCCAAGCTCAAGCAGCATCCTGATTTCTTGCATATTCCGGTCATTATGCAAACCGCAGTCGGCGCGGCAGAAAATGTGCGTGAAGGTTTGGCTGCAGGTGCTTACTATTATTTGATTAAACCGTTTCAGCGTGAAATGTTGTTGGCGATTGTGGCGGCGGCAGTAGGCTTTCACAAAGAGCGCAAGCAGCTAGAAGATCAGATCACCGAACACGCCGAATCCTATCGTTTACTGGTGAATGGTGAATTTCATTTTCGAACTTTAGAAGAGGCCTGA
- a CDS encoding IS3 family transposase (programmed frameshift) has product MKKSTPFSPEVRERAVRMVIEHLAEYPSEWATLVSIASKIGCTPETLRTWCRRQGGDSVQANKNSAESERIKALEREVRELKKANEILRLASALFRTGGARPPLEIVRGFIDTHREQHGVEPICKLLQVAPSAYRRYAARLRNPALRCQRAIRDEQLSGEVTRVWQENHQVYGAVKAWRQLKRDGHLVARCTVERLMRSLGLRGISRGKTVRTTRPDPAVACPLDHVNRQFVAERPNQLWVSDFTYVSTWQGFVYVAFVIDVFARYIVGWRVSRNMQTEFVLDALEQALWARQPEREALIHHSDRGSQYVSIRYTERLTEAGIEPSVGTTGDSYDNALAETINGLYKTEVIHRLGPWKSLESVEIATLEWVSWFNQHRLLGSIGHIPPAEAEANYYRNQSEQAMLV; this is encoded by the exons ATGAAAAAATCTACCCCATTTTCCCCTGAAGTCCGCGAGCGGGCCGTTCGCATGGTCATTGAGCACCTTGCCGAATATCCATCTGAATGGGCAACCCTCGTTTCCATCGCCAGCAAAATAGGCTGCACACCCGAAACGCTGCGCACCTGGTGTCGTCGACAAGGTGGCGATAGCGTTCAAGCCAACAAAAACTCCGCAGAGAGCGAACGCATCAAAGCCTTAGAGCGCGAAGTGCGCGAGCTTAAAAAGGCCAATGAAATTCTGCGCCTGGCCAGCGCGT TATTTCGCACAGGCGGAGCTCGACCGCCGCTTGAAATCGTAAGAGGATTCATCGATACCCACCGTGAGCAGCACGGGGTCGAGCCGATCTGCAAGCTATTACAGGTCGCTCCGTCTGCTTATCGACGGTATGCCGCTCGGTTGCGTAATCCCGCATTGCGTTGCCAGCGCGCCATTCGTGACGAGCAACTGAGCGGTGAAGTTACGCGCGTCTGGCAAGAGAATCACCAGGTGTATGGTGCCGTCAAAGCCTGGCGGCAACTCAAGCGCGATGGGCATCTTGTCGCGCGGTGTACCGTTGAGCGTTTGATGCGCAGCCTCGGTTTGCGCGGCATATCGCGTGGTAAAACGGTGCGCACCACACGTCCAGACCCTGCTGTTGCGTGCCCGCTTGACCATGTAAACCGACAATTCGTGGCTGAACGACCAAACCAGCTCTGGGTGTCGGATTTTACCTATGTGTCGACTTGGCAGGGCTTTGTGTATGTGGCGTTTGTGATTGATGTCTTCGCTCGTTATATCGTGGGCTGGCGAGTTAGTCGCAACATGCAAACCGAGTTTGTGCTGGATGCATTGGAGCAAGCCCTTTGGGCGCGCCAGCCAGAGCGCGAAGCATTGATTCATCACAGCGACCGTGGCTCGCAATACGTTTCGATTCGCTATACCGAGCGATTAACCGAAGCGGGTATCGAGCCATCAGTGGGCACGACTGGTGATAGCTACGACAATGCGCTGGCCGAGACGATTAACGGACTCTACAAAACTGAAGTGATTCATCGTTTGGGTCCTTGGAAAAGTTTAGAATCTGTGGAGATAGCGACATTAGAATGGGTTTCGTGGTTCAATCAGCATCGTTTGCTTGGGTCGATTGGCCACATTCCACCTGCGGAAGCAGAAGCAAATTATTATCGTAATCAAAGCGAGCAGGCCATGTTGGTCTGA
- a CDS encoding ATP-binding protein codes for MLSRACPEPQRVAMGLSELLVNAIEHGNLGISYADKSRLLQAGRWQDEVESRLASPEYAQRKVAVKYSANEDEIQIYIMDEGQGFDWQPFLEFSPERAFDPHGRGISMARMMSFDSLEYQGKGNEVLVRVLRKT; via the coding sequence ATGCTGTCACGCGCTTGCCCAGAACCTCAGCGGGTGGCGATGGGTTTGTCTGAGTTGCTGGTTAATGCTATCGAGCATGGCAATTTGGGCATTAGCTACGCCGATAAATCACGGCTACTGCAAGCGGGTCGTTGGCAAGATGAAGTGGAGTCTCGTTTGGCGAGTCCCGAATACGCGCAAAGAAAAGTCGCAGTAAAATACAGCGCCAATGAAGATGAAATTCAGATTTATATTATGGATGAAGGGCAGGGCTTTGATTGGCAGCCTTTTTTAGAGTTTTCGCCTGAGCGTGCGTTTGATCCGCATGGTCGTGGGATTTCCATGGCCAGAATGATGTCGTTTGATAGTTTGGAATATCAGGGCAAAGGTAACGAGGTATTAGTACGAGTACTACGTAAAACCTAG
- the thrC gene encoding threonine synthase, producing the protein MKYISTRGGMNAQAFSDILLGGLAPDGGLSIPEQYPQLSQADLESMATLNYRDLAFAVISRFVDDIPSDDLKALIDKTYTAEVYCNGRSKNQADHITPLIKLDASLYIQELSNGPTLAFKDMAMQLLGNLFEYVLDKKGQQINIVGATSGDTGSAAEYAMRGKRGVNVFMLSPFGKMSPFQRAQMFSLQDANIFNLSVHGFFDACQDIVKNINKDAEFKAQYKIGAVNSINWGRIVAQVVYYFKGYFATILATGKKVGDKVDFCVPSGNFGNICAGHIARQMGLPIGQLVVATNENDVLDEFFKTGGYHPRDVANTFETTSPSMDISKASNLERFVFDLIGRDSTRLAALWAEVESGGGFDLSPAELALMQDSYGFKSSASNHSDRIAHIREVFEKYGVQIDPHTADGFKAAKAHRNLAVPMVIMETALPAKFEDTMLEALKQAPFRPKGLAGLEALPQRFDAIDADANLVKQYIVDHLA; encoded by the coding sequence ATGAAATACATCTCGACTCGTGGCGGTATGAACGCCCAAGCATTCAGCGATATTCTTCTTGGTGGCCTCGCGCCCGATGGTGGCCTGTCGATTCCAGAGCAATATCCGCAACTGTCTCAAGCCGATTTAGAAAGCATGGCAACGCTCAATTACCGCGATTTAGCCTTTGCGGTCATTAGCCGTTTTGTCGACGATATTCCTAGCGACGATCTAAAAGCCTTGATCGACAAAACCTACACCGCCGAAGTGTATTGCAATGGCCGCTCAAAAAATCAAGCCGATCACATCACGCCGCTGATTAAGCTCGATGCTTCGCTGTATATCCAAGAACTCTCCAACGGCCCAACGCTGGCGTTCAAAGATATGGCGATGCAATTGCTCGGCAATCTGTTTGAATACGTGCTCGACAAAAAAGGCCAGCAAATCAATATTGTCGGCGCTACGTCAGGCGACACGGGCTCGGCTGCCGAATACGCGATGCGCGGCAAACGCGGTGTGAATGTATTTATGCTGTCGCCGTTTGGCAAAATGAGTCCGTTCCAACGCGCCCAAATGTTTAGTCTACAAGACGCAAACATTTTCAATTTATCAGTGCATGGTTTTTTCGACGCTTGCCAAGACATCGTTAAAAACATCAATAAAGACGCTGAATTTAAAGCTCAATACAAAATTGGCGCGGTCAATTCAATCAACTGGGGCCGTATTGTTGCCCAAGTGGTGTATTACTTCAAAGGCTACTTTGCCACCATCTTAGCCACCGGCAAAAAAGTCGGCGACAAAGTTGATTTCTGCGTACCGTCAGGTAATTTTGGCAATATCTGCGCCGGCCATATTGCACGTCAAATGGGCTTGCCAATTGGCCAATTGGTCGTCGCGACCAATGAAAACGACGTGCTTGACGAGTTTTTCAAAACTGGCGGCTACCATCCACGCGATGTAGCCAACACCTTTGAAACCACCAGCCCATCGATGGACATTAGCAAAGCCTCTAATTTAGAGCGCTTTGTGTTTGATTTAATCGGCCGTGATAGCACGCGTTTAGCGGCATTATGGGCCGAAGTTGAATCTGGTGGTGGCTTTGATCTATCCCCCGCTGAATTGGCACTGATGCAAGACAGCTATGGCTTTAAATCATCAGCCAGCAATCACAGCGATCGGATTGCGCATATTCGCGAAGTGTTTGAAAAATACGGCGTACAAATTGACCCGCATACGGCTGACGGCTTTAAAGCGGCCAAAGCCCATCGCAATCTTGCCGTACCGATGGTGATTATGGAAACCGCCTTGCCTGCCAAGTTTGAAGACACCATGCTAGAAGCCCTCAAACAAGCACCGTTCCGCCCCAAAGGTTTGGCTGGCCTAGAAGCCTTGCCACAGCGCTTTGATGCGATTGATGCTGATGCAAATTTGGTCAAACAATACATCGTTGACCACCTCGCTTAA
- a CDS encoding homoserine dehydrogenase, with amino-acid sequence MKAINVGLCGVGTVGGGTATVLKRNGNEIARRAGRPIVITMAANRDLDRARELVGDDVLLTDNAMDVVNNPDIDIVVELIGGTTVAKDLVLAAIANGKHVVTANKKLIAEYGNEIFALAQEKGVMVAFEAAVAGGIPVIKALREGLTANQIEWVAGIINGTSNFILTEMRDKGSAFADVLAEAQRLGYAEADPTFDIEGHDAAHKLTIMSAIAFGIPVQFDKAYLEGISKLDAADIKYAAELGYRIKLLGMTRRRPNGIELRVSPTLIPAGRLIANVDGVMNAVLVKGDAVGATMYYGPGAGAEPTASSVIADLVDITRLHTADPEHRVPHLAFQPSQIANLPILPIDEVETCYYLRLTAKDLPGVLADVTGILAEGQISVDAMLQKPAAAAGGTAEIIIVTHVAIEKNINIAIAKIESLASTHGKVVKLRLEHLNG; translated from the coding sequence ATGAAAGCAATCAACGTTGGCCTGTGTGGCGTAGGAACAGTCGGTGGCGGTACCGCCACCGTTTTAAAACGTAACGGTAATGAAATTGCCCGCCGCGCTGGCCGCCCTATCGTCATTACGATGGCCGCCAATCGCGACTTAGATCGCGCACGCGAATTAGTGGGTGACGATGTACTACTCACCGACAATGCGATGGATGTAGTAAACAATCCCGATATCGACATTGTCGTAGAACTCATCGGCGGCACCACCGTTGCCAAAGATCTAGTTCTAGCTGCGATTGCCAATGGCAAACACGTGGTGACAGCCAATAAAAAACTCATCGCCGAATACGGCAATGAAATTTTTGCCCTCGCCCAAGAAAAAGGCGTCATGGTCGCCTTTGAAGCCGCCGTCGCCGGTGGTATTCCAGTGATTAAAGCACTGCGCGAAGGCTTAACCGCCAACCAAATCGAATGGGTGGCCGGCATTATCAACGGTACATCCAACTTTATCCTGACTGAAATGCGCGATAAAGGCTCGGCCTTTGCTGATGTCTTAGCCGAAGCGCAGCGCCTCGGTTACGCCGAAGCCGACCCGACCTTCGACATCGAAGGCCACGACGCCGCGCACAAGCTCACCATCATGAGCGCGATTGCTTTTGGCATTCCAGTTCAGTTCGACAAAGCGTATTTAGAAGGCATCAGCAAACTCGACGCCGCTGATATTAAATACGCCGCAGAACTCGGCTATCGCATCAAATTACTTGGCATGACTCGCCGTCGCCCGAACGGCATTGAATTGCGCGTGTCACCAACGTTAATTCCGGCTGGCCGCTTGATCGCCAATGTCGACGGCGTAATGAATGCCGTATTGGTCAAAGGCGACGCAGTGGGCGCAACCATGTATTACGGCCCAGGCGCTGGCGCAGAACCAACCGCCTCATCGGTGATTGCCGACTTGGTCGACATCACTCGCCTGCATACAGCCGATCCAGAACATCGTGTACCCCATCTGGCGTTCCAACCGTCGCAAATCGCCAATCTGCCGATTTTGCCGATCGACGAAGTAGAAACTTGCTATTACCTGCGCTTAACCGCCAAAGACTTACCCGGCGTGTTGGCCGATGTCACTGGTATTTTGGCTGAAGGGCAAATCTCGGTCGATGCCATGCTGCAAAAACCCGCAGCGGCTGCTGGCGGAACTGCTGAGATCATTATCGTGACGCACGTCGCGATCGAAAAAAATATCAACATCGCCATCGCCAAAATCGAAAGCCTCGCCAGTACGCATGGCAAGGTAGTGAAATTGCGTTTGGAGCATTTGAACGGTTAA
- a CDS encoding pyridoxal phosphate-dependent aminotransferase, producing MEAILKSNKLLNICYEIRGPIPERARQMEEEGHRIIKLNIGNLANFGFDAPEEVVQDVIRNLANAAGYVDSKGLFQARKAIMHYTQQKNIADVTVDDIYIGNGASELIVMSMQGLLNTGDEVLVPMPDYPLWTAAVSLAGGTPRHYLCDEADGWMPSISDMRAKITPKTRAIVVINPNNPTGALYPNSVLLDIIALAREFGLIIYADEIYDKVLYDGVSHTSIASLADDVLFVTFNGLSKNYRACGYRSGWMIVSGEKHRAKDYIEGLNMLATMRLCANVPSQYAIQTALGGYQSIDDLVCEGGRLAKQRDLAYNMLSAMPGVSVVKPQAALYMFPKLDPVIYPVSDDQQFMLELLQDEKVLLVQGTGFNWPQHDHFRVVFLPNLDDLTDALNRVARFLTQWRKRHGTGEFAAK from the coding sequence ATGGAAGCCATCCTCAAGTCCAACAAATTATTGAACATCTGCTACGAAATCCGTGGACCGATTCCAGAGCGAGCGCGGCAGATGGAAGAAGAAGGCCATCGCATTATCAAACTCAATATTGGCAACTTGGCCAACTTTGGTTTTGATGCGCCCGAAGAAGTCGTGCAAGATGTGATTCGCAATTTGGCCAATGCCGCCGGCTATGTGGATTCCAAAGGTTTATTCCAAGCCCGCAAAGCCATCATGCATTACACCCAACAAAAAAATATCGCCGACGTGACCGTTGACGATATTTATATTGGTAATGGCGCGTCTGAACTCATCGTGATGAGTATGCAAGGCTTACTCAATACCGGTGATGAAGTATTGGTGCCGATGCCAGACTATCCGCTGTGGACCGCAGCAGTCAGCCTCGCAGGCGGTACGCCACGGCATTACCTCTGCGACGAGGCCGATGGTTGGATGCCATCGATCAGCGATATGCGCGCCAAAATTACGCCAAAAACGCGGGCGATTGTGGTGATCAACCCGAATAATCCAACCGGCGCGCTGTATCCAAACTCGGTACTGCTCGACATCATTGCGCTGGCGCGTGAGTTTGGCCTGATTATTTATGCCGATGAAATTTACGATAAAGTGCTTTACGACGGTGTCAGCCACACCTCAATCGCTTCGCTGGCCGATGATGTGCTGTTTGTCACGTTTAATGGTTTGTCGAAAAACTACCGCGCTTGTGGCTATCGCTCCGGTTGGATGATTGTTTCTGGCGAAAAACATCGTGCCAAAGACTATATCGAAGGCCTGAATATGCTGGCAACGATGCGTTTGTGTGCCAATGTGCCATCGCAATACGCCATCCAAACCGCGCTCGGCGGCTATCAAAGCATTGATGATTTAGTGTGCGAAGGCGGCCGTTTAGCCAAACAACGCGATTTGGCTTATAACATGCTCAGTGCCATGCCCGGCGTTTCGGTCGTTAAGCCGCAAGCCGCGCTGTATATGTTCCCCAAGCTCGATCCGGTAATTTACCCGGTGAGCGACGATCAGCAATTTATGCTCGAATTGCTACAAGATGAAAAAGTACTCCTAGTCCAAGGCACAGGCTTTAACTGGCCACAACACGATCACTTTCGCGTAGTTTTTCTGCCTAATTTGGACGACCTCACCGATGCTCTCAATCGCGTCGCCCGCTTTTTAACGCAATGGCGTAAACGCCATGGCACGGGTGAGTTTGCTGCAAAATAA
- a CDS encoding Mth938-like domain-containing protein → MKLHQSKVKNVNQFTAYDTTGVKVNDERFEGSVLVLPNEIHTWRPTSFADLTAEDFAELLGYEPELVLLGTGSKIQFPHPQLYAALSSRRIGIDMMDTGALCRTFNVLTAEDRRVLALVLHS, encoded by the coding sequence ATGAAGCTGCATCAATCCAAAGTAAAAAATGTGAATCAATTTACTGCGTATGACACCACGGGTGTCAAGGTGAACGATGAGCGTTTTGAAGGCAGCGTATTGGTGCTGCCCAATGAGATTCATACATGGCGTCCGACGTCGTTTGCCGATTTAACTGCAGAAGATTTTGCTGAGTTGCTGGGATACGAGCCTGAGCTGGTGCTGCTAGGCACGGGGAGCAAGATTCAATTTCCTCATCCACAGCTGTATGCCGCGCTCTCTAGTCGACGGATTGGGATTGATATGATGGATACCGGCGCACTGTGCCGCACTTTTAATGTGCTGACAGCAGAAGATCGCCGTGTCCTGGCCTTGGTTTTGCATAGCTAA
- a CDS encoding UDP-glucose dehydrogenase family protein, whose product MKVTVIGSGYVGLVTATCLAEYGNDVLCLDVDTSKIELLNQGGVPIYEPGLEEMIKRNRAASRLRFTTNIAESVAHGTIQFIAVGTPPNEDGSADMQYVIAAANHIGRHMNTYKVIVNKSTVPVGTGDEVRAVIAAQLALRGLNSSFAVVANPEFLKEGAAIDDFMRPDRIVIGCNDETASDLLHALYAPFVRNHDRILLMDLRSAEMTKYAANAMLATRISLMNELANLAEILGADIELVRKGIGADPRIGYHFLYAGVGYGGSCFPKDVQALQRTANENGIQLRVLAAVEHANLAQKSVIIHKINQRFAGNLTGMHFALWGLAFKPNTDDMRDAPSRVLIEYLLAQGATIAAYDPVAMSEAQRVMPNAIGLHYGEGPLAVLKQADALVVMTEWKAFRSPDFAEMKALLSQAIIFDGRNLYEPQYLAKQGFEYYPIGREQIYPASIARALMAQPSEYDALNMA is encoded by the coding sequence ATGAAAGTGACGGTTATTGGCTCGGGTTATGTTGGCTTGGTGACGGCAACGTGTTTGGCTGAGTACGGCAATGATGTGCTGTGTTTGGACGTGGATACGAGCAAAATTGAGTTGCTCAATCAAGGCGGTGTACCTATTTACGAGCCGGGCTTAGAGGAAATGATTAAGCGCAATCGTGCCGCCTCTCGATTACGCTTTACAACTAATATTGCTGAATCCGTCGCGCATGGCACGATTCAATTTATTGCGGTGGGCACGCCACCCAATGAAGATGGTTCGGCCGATATGCAATACGTCATTGCGGCCGCCAACCATATTGGCCGCCATATGAATACCTATAAAGTGATTGTGAATAAATCAACGGTGCCCGTCGGGACTGGCGATGAAGTTCGAGCAGTGATTGCGGCTCAGTTGGCGCTCCGTGGTTTAAATTCAAGTTTTGCGGTCGTTGCCAACCCCGAATTTTTAAAAGAAGGGGCGGCGATTGATGATTTTATGCGGCCAGATCGGATTGTGATTGGCTGTAATGATGAGACCGCGAGCGATTTATTGCATGCTTTATACGCGCCGTTTGTGCGCAATCATGATCGAATTTTATTGATGGATCTTCGTTCGGCTGAAATGACCAAATATGCGGCCAATGCCATGTTGGCGACGCGCATCTCATTGATGAATGAATTGGCCAATTTAGCTGAAATTTTAGGTGCCGATATTGAGTTGGTGCGTAAAGGGATCGGTGCTGATCCTCGCATTGGCTACCATTTTTTATACGCCGGCGTGGGTTATGGCGGCTCGTGCTTTCCCAAAGACGTACAAGCTTTGCAGCGTACCGCCAATGAAAACGGCATTCAGTTGCGCGTGTTGGCCGCGGTTGAGCATGCCAATTTAGCGCAAAAATCAGTCATTATTCATAAAATCAATCAGCGTTTTGCCGGCAATTTAACCGGGATGCATTTTGCATTATGGGGGTTGGCCTTTAAGCCCAATACCGATGATATGCGCGATGCACCCAGCCGTGTATTGATTGAGTATCTATTGGCGCAAGGCGCGACGATTGCTGCGTATGATCCCGTAGCGATGAGCGAGGCGCAGCGAGTAATGCCTAATGCAATTGGGCTGCATTATGGTGAAGGCCCTCTGGCCGTGCTCAAGCAAGCCGACGCTTTAGTGGTGATGACCGAGTGGAAAGCGTTTCGTAGTCCAGATTTTGCTGAAATGAAGGCGCTATTGTCGCAGGCGATTATTTTTGATGGGCGAAATCTGTACGAGCCACAGTATTTGGCAAAGCAAGGGTTTGAGTATTATCCGATTGGACGGGAACAAATTTATCCGGCATCGATTGCCCGCGCATTGATGGCGCAGCCATCTGAATATGACGCATTGAATATGGCTTGA